From Drosophila yakuba strain Tai18E2 chromosome 2L, Prin_Dyak_Tai18E2_2.1, whole genome shotgun sequence, one genomic window encodes:
- the LOC6526644 gene encoding ectonucleoside triphosphate diphosphohydrolase 5 isoform X3: MRASRNRLQLATDEKPPRRKSSGSPNASSGGNRGPSGLKISFLCLVISVILLLFVFGFVSENASPYLARLASKFGYSKVQYAAIIDAGSTGSRVLAYKFNRSFIDNKLVLYEELFRERKPGLSSFADYPAEGAHSIKLLLDEARAFIPKEHWSSTPLVLKATAGLRLLPASKAENILNAVRDLFAKSEFSVDMDAVEIMDGTDEGIFSWFTVNFLLGRLSKTNQAAALDLGGGSTQVTFSPTDPDQVPVYDKYMHEVVTSSKKINVFTHSYLGLGLMAARHAVFTHGYKKEDSVLESVCVNPIIANRTWTYGNVQYKVSGKENGKSSAEQPIVDFDACLELVKSKVMPLVKPKPFTLKQHAVAAFSYYFERAIESGLVDPLAGGETTVEAYRKKAQEICAIPNDEQPFMCFDLTFISTLLREGFGLNDGKKIKLYKKIDGHEISWALGCAYNVLTSDEKFSNS, translated from the exons ATGCGAGCCAGCCGGAACCGGTTGCAA CTGGCCACGGACGAGAAGCCACCGCGGCGGAAAAGCAGTGGATCACCAAATGCCAGCAGTGGCGGAAACCGCGGGCCCAGCGGCCTCAAGATCTCCTTCCTGTGCCTGGTCATCTCCGTCATCCTCCTGCTCTTTGTCTTCG GCTTCGTCTCCGAGAACGCCAGTCCGTATCTGGCCCGTCTGGCCTCCAAGTTCGGCTACAGCAAGGTGCAGTATGCGGCCATCATCGATGCCGGGTCCACGGGCAGCCGTGTGCTGGCCTACAAGTTCAATCGCAGCTTCATCGACAACAAGCTGGTGCTGTACGAGGAGCTGTTCAGGGAGCGCAAGCCGGGTTTGAGCTCCTTTGCGGATTATCCTGCCGAGGGTGCCCACTCCATCAAACTGCTGCTGGACGAGGCCCGCGCCTTCATACCCAAGGAGCACTGGTCATCCACACCGCTGGTTCTGAAAGCGACAGCCGGCCTGAGACTCCTGCCCGCCAGCAAGGCGGAAAACATACTGAATGCCGTCCGAGATCTCTTCGCCAAGTCCGAGTTTAGTGTCGATATGGATGCCGTCGAGATCATGGACGGCACGGACGAGGGCATCTTCAGCTGGTTTACCGTGAACTTCCTGCTGGGCCGCCTGTCCAAGACGAACCAGGCAGCTGCCCTGGACTTGGGCGGCGGTAGCACGCAGGTTACCTTCTCGCCAACGGATCCGGACCAGGTGCCCGTGTACGACAAGTACATGCACGAGGTGGTGACCTCCAGCAAGAAGATCAACGTCTTCACGCACAGCTATCTGGGACTGGGTCTGATGGCCGCCCGTCACGCCGTCTTCACGCACGGCTACAAGAAGGAGGATTCGGTGCTGGAGAGCGTCTGCGTGAATCCCATAATCGCCAATCGTACCTGGACATACGGCAATGTGCAGTACAAGGTCAGCGGCAAGGAGAACGGCAAGTCCAGTGCCGAGCAGCCCATCGTGGACTTCGATGCCTGTCTGGAGCTGGTCAAGAGCAAGGTGATGCCGCTGGTCAAGCCCAAGCCCTTCACTCTCAAGCAGCACGCGGTGGCCGCGTTCAGCTACTACTTTGAGCGCGCCATCGAGTCGGGTCTGGTGGATCCGCTGGCTGGTGGCGAAACAACTGTGGAGGCTTACCGCAAGAAGGCACAGGAGATCTGCGCCATCCCCAACGATGAGCAGCCCTTCATGTGCTTCGACCTTACCTTTATATCGACGCTGCTGCGCGAAGGATTTGGCCTCAACGATGGCAAGAAGATTAAG CTTTACAAGAAGATAGATGGCCACGAAATCTCTTGGGCCCTCGGCTGTGCATACAACGTTTTGACTAGCGACGAGAAATTCAGTAATTCCTAA
- the LOC6526644 gene encoding ectonucleoside triphosphate diphosphohydrolase 5 isoform X4 translates to MKYEYKLLATDEKPPRRKSSGSPNASSGGNRGPSGLKISFLCLVISVILLLFVFGFVSENASPYLARLASKFGYSKVQYAAIIDAGSTGSRVLAYKFNRSFIDNKLVLYEELFRERKPGLSSFADYPAEGAHSIKLLLDEARAFIPKEHWSSTPLVLKATAGLRLLPASKAENILNAVRDLFAKSEFSVDMDAVEIMDGTDEGIFSWFTVNFLLGRLSKTNQAAALDLGGGSTQVTFSPTDPDQVPVYDKYMHEVVTSSKKINVFTHSYLGLGLMAARHAVFTHGYKKEDSVLESVCVNPIIANRTWTYGNVQYKVSGKENGKSSAEQPIVDFDACLELVKSKVMPLVKPKPFTLKQHAVAAFSYYFERAIESGLVDPLAGGETTVEAYRKKAQEICAIPNDEQPFMCFDLTFISTLLREGFGLNDGKKIKLYKKIDGHEISWALGCAYNVLTSDEKFSNS, encoded by the exons ATGAAATACGAATATAAGCTG CTGGCCACGGACGAGAAGCCACCGCGGCGGAAAAGCAGTGGATCACCAAATGCCAGCAGTGGCGGAAACCGCGGGCCCAGCGGCCTCAAGATCTCCTTCCTGTGCCTGGTCATCTCCGTCATCCTCCTGCTCTTTGTCTTCG GCTTCGTCTCCGAGAACGCCAGTCCGTATCTGGCCCGTCTGGCCTCCAAGTTCGGCTACAGCAAGGTGCAGTATGCGGCCATCATCGATGCCGGGTCCACGGGCAGCCGTGTGCTGGCCTACAAGTTCAATCGCAGCTTCATCGACAACAAGCTGGTGCTGTACGAGGAGCTGTTCAGGGAGCGCAAGCCGGGTTTGAGCTCCTTTGCGGATTATCCTGCCGAGGGTGCCCACTCCATCAAACTGCTGCTGGACGAGGCCCGCGCCTTCATACCCAAGGAGCACTGGTCATCCACACCGCTGGTTCTGAAAGCGACAGCCGGCCTGAGACTCCTGCCCGCCAGCAAGGCGGAAAACATACTGAATGCCGTCCGAGATCTCTTCGCCAAGTCCGAGTTTAGTGTCGATATGGATGCCGTCGAGATCATGGACGGCACGGACGAGGGCATCTTCAGCTGGTTTACCGTGAACTTCCTGCTGGGCCGCCTGTCCAAGACGAACCAGGCAGCTGCCCTGGACTTGGGCGGCGGTAGCACGCAGGTTACCTTCTCGCCAACGGATCCGGACCAGGTGCCCGTGTACGACAAGTACATGCACGAGGTGGTGACCTCCAGCAAGAAGATCAACGTCTTCACGCACAGCTATCTGGGACTGGGTCTGATGGCCGCCCGTCACGCCGTCTTCACGCACGGCTACAAGAAGGAGGATTCGGTGCTGGAGAGCGTCTGCGTGAATCCCATAATCGCCAATCGTACCTGGACATACGGCAATGTGCAGTACAAGGTCAGCGGCAAGGAGAACGGCAAGTCCAGTGCCGAGCAGCCCATCGTGGACTTCGATGCCTGTCTGGAGCTGGTCAAGAGCAAGGTGATGCCGCTGGTCAAGCCCAAGCCCTTCACTCTCAAGCAGCACGCGGTGGCCGCGTTCAGCTACTACTTTGAGCGCGCCATCGAGTCGGGTCTGGTGGATCCGCTGGCTGGTGGCGAAACAACTGTGGAGGCTTACCGCAAGAAGGCACAGGAGATCTGCGCCATCCCCAACGATGAGCAGCCCTTCATGTGCTTCGACCTTACCTTTATATCGACGCTGCTGCGCGAAGGATTTGGCCTCAACGATGGCAAGAAGATTAAG CTTTACAAGAAGATAGATGGCCACGAAATCTCTTGGGCCCTCGGCTGTGCATACAACGTTTTGACTAGCGACGAGAAATTCAGTAATTCCTAA
- the LOC6526644 gene encoding ectonucleoside triphosphate diphosphohydrolase 5 isoform X2 — protein sequence MTNTDVRKRKLATDEKPPRRKSSGSPNASSGGNRGPSGLKISFLCLVISVILLLFVFGFVSENASPYLARLASKFGYSKVQYAAIIDAGSTGSRVLAYKFNRSFIDNKLVLYEELFRERKPGLSSFADYPAEGAHSIKLLLDEARAFIPKEHWSSTPLVLKATAGLRLLPASKAENILNAVRDLFAKSEFSVDMDAVEIMDGTDEGIFSWFTVNFLLGRLSKTNQAAALDLGGGSTQVTFSPTDPDQVPVYDKYMHEVVTSSKKINVFTHSYLGLGLMAARHAVFTHGYKKEDSVLESVCVNPIIANRTWTYGNVQYKVSGKENGKSSAEQPIVDFDACLELVKSKVMPLVKPKPFTLKQHAVAAFSYYFERAIESGLVDPLAGGETTVEAYRKKAQEICAIPNDEQPFMCFDLTFISTLLREGFGLNDGKKIKLYKKIDGHEISWALGCAYNVLTSDEKFSNS from the exons ATGACGAACACCGATGTGCGAAAGAGAAAA CTGGCCACGGACGAGAAGCCACCGCGGCGGAAAAGCAGTGGATCACCAAATGCCAGCAGTGGCGGAAACCGCGGGCCCAGCGGCCTCAAGATCTCCTTCCTGTGCCTGGTCATCTCCGTCATCCTCCTGCTCTTTGTCTTCG GCTTCGTCTCCGAGAACGCCAGTCCGTATCTGGCCCGTCTGGCCTCCAAGTTCGGCTACAGCAAGGTGCAGTATGCGGCCATCATCGATGCCGGGTCCACGGGCAGCCGTGTGCTGGCCTACAAGTTCAATCGCAGCTTCATCGACAACAAGCTGGTGCTGTACGAGGAGCTGTTCAGGGAGCGCAAGCCGGGTTTGAGCTCCTTTGCGGATTATCCTGCCGAGGGTGCCCACTCCATCAAACTGCTGCTGGACGAGGCCCGCGCCTTCATACCCAAGGAGCACTGGTCATCCACACCGCTGGTTCTGAAAGCGACAGCCGGCCTGAGACTCCTGCCCGCCAGCAAGGCGGAAAACATACTGAATGCCGTCCGAGATCTCTTCGCCAAGTCCGAGTTTAGTGTCGATATGGATGCCGTCGAGATCATGGACGGCACGGACGAGGGCATCTTCAGCTGGTTTACCGTGAACTTCCTGCTGGGCCGCCTGTCCAAGACGAACCAGGCAGCTGCCCTGGACTTGGGCGGCGGTAGCACGCAGGTTACCTTCTCGCCAACGGATCCGGACCAGGTGCCCGTGTACGACAAGTACATGCACGAGGTGGTGACCTCCAGCAAGAAGATCAACGTCTTCACGCACAGCTATCTGGGACTGGGTCTGATGGCCGCCCGTCACGCCGTCTTCACGCACGGCTACAAGAAGGAGGATTCGGTGCTGGAGAGCGTCTGCGTGAATCCCATAATCGCCAATCGTACCTGGACATACGGCAATGTGCAGTACAAGGTCAGCGGCAAGGAGAACGGCAAGTCCAGTGCCGAGCAGCCCATCGTGGACTTCGATGCCTGTCTGGAGCTGGTCAAGAGCAAGGTGATGCCGCTGGTCAAGCCCAAGCCCTTCACTCTCAAGCAGCACGCGGTGGCCGCGTTCAGCTACTACTTTGAGCGCGCCATCGAGTCGGGTCTGGTGGATCCGCTGGCTGGTGGCGAAACAACTGTGGAGGCTTACCGCAAGAAGGCACAGGAGATCTGCGCCATCCCCAACGATGAGCAGCCCTTCATGTGCTTCGACCTTACCTTTATATCGACGCTGCTGCGCGAAGGATTTGGCCTCAACGATGGCAAGAAGATTAAG CTTTACAAGAAGATAGATGGCCACGAAATCTCTTGGGCCCTCGGCTGTGCATACAACGTTTTGACTAGCGACGAGAAATTCAGTAATTCCTAA
- the LOC6526644 gene encoding ectonucleoside triphosphate diphosphohydrolase 5 isoform X1 produces the protein MTNTDVRKRKLATDEKPPRRKSSGSPNASSGGNRGPSGLKISFLCLVISVILLLFVFGVYHLYYVKNEVPKVVLTKPSDFPTVTVPYAHVEPHFPPPVRHVVTKKPITNQPTTDHDAGFVSENASPYLARLASKFGYSKVQYAAIIDAGSTGSRVLAYKFNRSFIDNKLVLYEELFRERKPGLSSFADYPAEGAHSIKLLLDEARAFIPKEHWSSTPLVLKATAGLRLLPASKAENILNAVRDLFAKSEFSVDMDAVEIMDGTDEGIFSWFTVNFLLGRLSKTNQAAALDLGGGSTQVTFSPTDPDQVPVYDKYMHEVVTSSKKINVFTHSYLGLGLMAARHAVFTHGYKKEDSVLESVCVNPIIANRTWTYGNVQYKVSGKENGKSSAEQPIVDFDACLELVKSKVMPLVKPKPFTLKQHAVAAFSYYFERAIESGLVDPLAGGETTVEAYRKKAQEICAIPNDEQPFMCFDLTFISTLLREGFGLNDGKKIKLYKKIDGHEISWALGCAYNVLTSDEKFSNS, from the exons ATGACGAACACCGATGTGCGAAAGAGAAAA CTGGCCACGGACGAGAAGCCACCGCGGCGGAAAAGCAGTGGATCACCAAATGCCAGCAGTGGCGGAAACCGCGGGCCCAGCGGCCTCAAGATCTCCTTCCTGTGCCTGGTCATCTCCGTCATCCTCCTGCTCTTTGTCTTCGGTGTGTACCACTTGTATTATGTGAAAAACGAAGTTCCCAAAGTTGTACTAACCAAACCATCTGATTTTCCAACTGTTACCGTGCCCTACGCCCATGTGGAACCCCATTTTCCGCCACCCGTTCGCCATGTTGTCACTAAAAAACCCATCACGAATCAACCAACGACTGACCATGATGCAGGCTTCGTCTCCGAGAACGCCAGTCCGTATCTGGCCCGTCTGGCCTCCAAGTTCGGCTACAGCAAGGTGCAGTATGCGGCCATCATCGATGCCGGGTCCACGGGCAGCCGTGTGCTGGCCTACAAGTTCAATCGCAGCTTCATCGACAACAAGCTGGTGCTGTACGAGGAGCTGTTCAGGGAGCGCAAGCCGGGTTTGAGCTCCTTTGCGGATTATCCTGCCGAGGGTGCCCACTCCATCAAACTGCTGCTGGACGAGGCCCGCGCCTTCATACCCAAGGAGCACTGGTCATCCACACCGCTGGTTCTGAAAGCGACAGCCGGCCTGAGACTCCTGCCCGCCAGCAAGGCGGAAAACATACTGAATGCCGTCCGAGATCTCTTCGCCAAGTCCGAGTTTAGTGTCGATATGGATGCCGTCGAGATCATGGACGGCACGGACGAGGGCATCTTCAGCTGGTTTACCGTGAACTTCCTGCTGGGCCGCCTGTCCAAGACGAACCAGGCAGCTGCCCTGGACTTGGGCGGCGGTAGCACGCAGGTTACCTTCTCGCCAACGGATCCGGACCAGGTGCCCGTGTACGACAAGTACATGCACGAGGTGGTGACCTCCAGCAAGAAGATCAACGTCTTCACGCACAGCTATCTGGGACTGGGTCTGATGGCCGCCCGTCACGCCGTCTTCACGCACGGCTACAAGAAGGAGGATTCGGTGCTGGAGAGCGTCTGCGTGAATCCCATAATCGCCAATCGTACCTGGACATACGGCAATGTGCAGTACAAGGTCAGCGGCAAGGAGAACGGCAAGTCCAGTGCCGAGCAGCCCATCGTGGACTTCGATGCCTGTCTGGAGCTGGTCAAGAGCAAGGTGATGCCGCTGGTCAAGCCCAAGCCCTTCACTCTCAAGCAGCACGCGGTGGCCGCGTTCAGCTACTACTTTGAGCGCGCCATCGAGTCGGGTCTGGTGGATCCGCTGGCTGGTGGCGAAACAACTGTGGAGGCTTACCGCAAGAAGGCACAGGAGATCTGCGCCATCCCCAACGATGAGCAGCCCTTCATGTGCTTCGACCTTACCTTTATATCGACGCTGCTGCGCGAAGGATTTGGCCTCAACGATGGCAAGAAGATTAAG CTTTACAAGAAGATAGATGGCCACGAAATCTCTTGGGCCCTCGGCTGTGCATACAACGTTTTGACTAGCGACGAGAAATTCAGTAATTCCTAA